The DNA sequence ACAAAAAATGAGTACCATTATAATTGCGTTTTAATGCTGCAGCTCAACAGTTGTCCAACTGTGGCAGCTCATTTTAAATAATCTTATCTGGACCAAACCATCCTGTGACCAGcattatgagcattgatctacacaactggactACGGTCATGAGTCAACCAAATCCGCCAGCCTGATCCCCATTAGTTGGTTCCCATGACAATATGACAATAGAtcagaaaaacaaaactgaaacacaGACAGATAAAAATACACATTTATTTTACAAGGTTTGCAACAGAATGAAATCAAAACATAATGTGGTAACGACAGGAGAGGCTGATGGGTAAGCAACAACATACTGACAAGGATGACGTAAACTAAAatgtctgtaaaatatattcattttgacTGCTCTTTGACATCCACTTTAGTGGTGCTGCTGATGTCCTTTTAATGGTTTTACTGAATATGATAGCAGTGTCTTTAGAATTCTAAAACAAAACCAGAAGGGTGACATTGtgatcattaaaatacaacgcTGGAGAGCCGATAATGGTGTCTTTGGATCACAACACTGGAGAGATGACACTGGGGTCTTTGGAACACCACGCaaaagtggtgtcacatgtGTTATGGGAAAACACAAAACTAGAGAGGTGGCTCAAGTGTCTTGGGAACACAACACTAGCCAGACCATACTGATGTCTTTAATATACAACACTAGAGAGGTGAGACTGGTGGCTTTAAAACACAACACTAGAGATGTGACACTGGTGTCTTTGTTACACAACACTAGAGATGTGATACTGGGGTATGTGGAACACAACAGTAGAGAGGTTTTACTAGTGTCTTTGGAACACAACACTAGAAATGTGACACTGGTGTCTTTCGAACACAGCTTGAGAGAGGTGACACTATTGTCCTTGGAAAACAACACTAGTGCGGTAACACTAGTGTCTTAAAACCACAATAAAAGAGAGGTGACAATGGTATCTGTTACACTAGAGATGTGATACTGGGGTATTTGGAACACAACACTAGAGATGTACTGGGGTCTTTGGGATACAACACTAGAGAGGTAACACTGGTGTTTCTCAAAACAACACTAGAGAGGTGACACTGGAGTATTTTGAACACTACACTAGAGAGGTGACACTGGTGTCTTTGAAGCACAACACGAGAGGTGGCACTGGTGTCTTTAAAACACAATGTATTGAGTGATGACAATTGTGTCTTTAAAACAACACTAGTGAGCTGACACTGTTCTCTTTGGAACACAACTCGAGAGGTGACACTGTTGTCTTCGGAACACAACTCGAGAGAGGTGACACTAGTGTCTTTGAAACGAAACACTAGAGAGGTGCTGCTGGTGTCATTGGAATACAACACTTGAGGGGTGGCACTAGTGCCCTTAAACCACAATAACAGAGAGGTGACACTGGTGTCTTACATAACACTAGAGATGTGATACTGGGGTATTTGGAACACTACACTAGAGAGGTGATACTGCTGTCTTtggaacacaacacaacaggGGTGACACTAGTGTCTTTAAACCACAATAATAGAGAGATGACACTGGTGTATGTTACACAACACTAGAGATGTGATACTGGGATATTTGGAACACAACTTTAGAGAGGTGGTTCTGGGGACTTTGCGAAACTACACTAGAAGTGGTGACACTGGTGTTTTTGAAACAGAACACTAGAGGGGTGACACTGGTGTTTTTAAAACAGAACATTAGAGGTGACACTGGTGCGGTTTGAACACTACACTAGAGAGGTGATACTGGTGTCTTTGGAACACTAGGACACCTTTGTCCTAGGCCTCCCTTTCCTGCATCTCATCAACTACCTCTCCATCTGCCTGGATATCATCTGTCTCCGTTGCTGACATCCTCCTTCACAGACCATGAGGCAGCACCACATGTGCCTCCCTAAAACTTAGTATCAATGACCAAACATATGTCAGTAACCCGAATCTAACACCGCACCAGCCCTCTCTTCAATACCCCTGTAACACCTCAGCGACCCAACACCTCCCTTATAGCTCACCAACAACCTCTACCACACTCCTGCACGACCGTACGACATCAGCGACCACCTCTAACGCATGGTCGACTTCTCCAACAGATCAAAAACCACCCTCTGTCACAGCAGTTGACCGAAACAGTGAAATGAACTCCATCTTCTGTTGAAATTGAAGTTTGTGGACAATTTAGTCCGACCTTAACAGTCTACAAAATGGTGTAAGAACACCTCCGCGTAGTCCCGTCTCACGTTGTGTTCAGTGGCTCTCCTGTTCTGGACATATGACATCAGTTGAAATCATGTACCAGCCCTGAACAAGGTAGGCAGGACATTTAAGTAAGGGAACATACATTTGTTGAAATGTTACTTACACCTACTTATATCAATATCCTAATAACAATGTTACCCATCAGCCTCTTAATTTCTGCGGAGGTTGACCACACCGCTTCTGTATATACAGGAAAATAGTTCATCGGAAACATATTCAATCAGGGTCAAGGTCGTTACAGGAGGACGCGCGTGGGTCATGAAAAGATGAGGGAAACTGGCGAAGACCAATCAGAaagaatcatttacagcatgaaGCCAGTCTTCATGCCTCCGAAGATACCTTTCTTCTTGGGCTTGTCCTGTTTGGCTGAAAAAAAATAGGTGGAGTTTAGCCATTGTCCATACCTTGCCTAACCGGTATTACTCATGAGCAAACCTGCCAAGCTAAATACGGAATCTGATCTAATTCTCTCATGGTTTTAAAGAGGACATTTTACCATATAACAATACAACATAGCTGAACAATATCTGCGACCAAGTTGAAAAGCATTGCCATTTAATACCATTTAACGGTTTCTGCTGTGCTTGCTGAATCCACATTTCCTACCTGGAACGGTGTCGGCATCGGAGGCTGCAACAGCAGCTGCAGCGTCTTCATCCTTGGGGAGGTCAGTACCAGCTGCAGCAGCCTGTGCCTTCTCCATTGCAAGAGCTGCAGCTGCTCTCTCCTTCTCCAGTGCAGCATACGTATATGCCTTCTCTAATGCTACGTCCTCCAATCTATGGACTTCCAACGTTGCAGGCAACCCAGCGTTCTTAGAGGAATATGCCGACACTCTCTCGGCTTCCGTGGCAGCAAAAATCAGGGCCTCTTTCCAGGCAGCATATCCAGCGTCTGCTGCAGCAGTAGCAGCCTCGGCCTTGTCCACAGCAGCGGCGACGTACGCCTCGGCGGCTTGCTGATCTGCCTCTCGCTTTACCATCTCTTGTCTCTGATCTATTGGGCGGAAAGGTCGTAGACGATTTAGATTGAAAAATAGACCCGACTAATAATCACCCAACTGAGTGGTAAATATGGCTTGGATTGGACAATAATGTAGATAGTCAAGTGGGGATATACATCAGTTAGCAAGCAGAGATCGTGCTgtatatcactggattgtctggtcctggtCCATATGAGAAAGCTAGATTATTGAGTATTTCGGTGTAAGGAACAACAACAATTAACCACCGTTGCACGTGTCATGTAGTTTTAAGCAATACCTACCATCGCGATGTTTGAGGTATCTCTGAAATTCATATACGGCTAAAGCCAGGCCGTGCAGAAAGATCATCTTGTTTTCAGTGCTGTcgagaaatgaaacaaaatgcatgtaTACTTCTTACCATTGGGAAAAAGGCACACTAAGTCTCTTTCATCGTCCACAATATATTTCAACTTATGATCCTGTTAACAGTATGTGTCATATAACCAACGCAAATAGCACGGGGTGATTTCCATTTGTTAATCAAGTCACCATGACCATTCATGAACATATAATTGATGAATATCACTTTCATCGTTCAGGATAGTAAAGATATAAATCAATGCTTATTTGTAAGACACATATTTGATTCTGGAATAAATCCTCCTTTTACATCTTTGCAATGTTATGTGACAGACAAATACATCACGAATCTCACTCTGTGAACGAAAGACATAAACTCCCGTATATTACCCGTAGAAAATAATATCATTGCTTAGGACTTGATAAAATAAATTGACAAACGTTGCTGACCGTCGTTTGTTGTAAAGGGATTAGTCATTTAACTGGGTTTGTTTTTCAATGTCGGGACTGTGTTCGAATCCCCGATTTTAAGCAAACATAGCAAACAAATCGACAAAACTTGTTTAAAAATCAACAAAGTCGCTTATAAACGGGTTTAACTGGTTACAGGTACATTTGTGCATTAGTCACCTATTTGCATAGACTAATCGAGATGACAGCGTCCTTAACGGCGTGCAACAACAACGGCAGCGACAACAACAAATACGTCCGACTCAGGCGACAAAGCGCTGACAATGAAGGCGTAACTACGTCGCCCGtctatgacgtcacacgtgAAACGGATC is a window from the Haliotis asinina isolate JCU_RB_2024 chromosome 9, JCU_Hal_asi_v2, whole genome shotgun sequence genome containing:
- the LOC137295742 gene encoding uncharacterized protein; translated protein: MIFLHGLALAVYEFQRYLKHRDDQRQEMVKREADQQAAEAYVAAAVDKAEAATAAADAGYAAWKEALIFAATEAERVSAYSSKNAGLPATLEVHRLEDVALEKAYTYAALEKERAAAALAMEKAQAAAAGTDLPKDEDAAAAVAASDADTVPAKQDKPKKKGIFGGMKTGFML